A single Pseudanabaenaceae cyanobacterium SKYG29 DNA region contains:
- the truB gene encoding tRNA pseudouridine(55) synthase TruB, with amino-acid sequence MGNRRDASTCGFLNINKPLGITSHDCLLQVKKALGVKKAGHSGTLDPLATGVLPIALNQATRLLPYLPGGKAYRAVIKFGLATTTDDREGEVMQDQPCPHLHLDEVEKLLPQFVGTIEQIPPAYSAIKVQGKKMYDLARSGLSVELRPRTVTIDKIEVLAWQPGDYPQLTLHIACSPGTYIRSIARDLGKLLGCGGMLTALERTCSNGFHLQDSTPPDRVTLDSLVDPKQVFSHLERIELDPQQIRQWQQGQKIQLEIEIGERMVQVCSSDKFLGLGKAKGGTIYPRVVLAN; translated from the coding sequence ATGGGTAATCGGCGGGATGCTAGCACCTGTGGATTTCTCAATATCAATAAACCCCTAGGGATCACTTCCCATGATTGTCTGCTACAGGTGAAGAAAGCTCTGGGAGTTAAGAAGGCAGGGCACAGTGGTACTCTCGATCCCTTAGCAACGGGAGTATTACCGATCGCTCTCAATCAAGCCACCCGTCTACTGCCCTATCTTCCTGGGGGCAAAGCCTATCGCGCCGTGATTAAGTTTGGTCTAGCTACCACTACAGACGACAGAGAAGGAGAAGTTATGCAGGACCAACCCTGTCCCCATCTGCACCTAGACGAGGTAGAGAAACTTCTACCCCAATTTGTGGGCACGATCGAGCAAATTCCCCCCGCCTACAGCGCTATCAAAGTCCAGGGGAAAAAAATGTATGATTTAGCCCGATCGGGTCTCTCAGTTGAGCTACGCCCCCGCACCGTCACCATAGACAAGATTGAGGTTTTGGCCTGGCAACCAGGGGACTACCCCCAGCTGACCCTCCACATCGCCTGTAGCCCAGGGACATACATCCGATCGATCGCGCGCGACTTGGGTAAATTGCTAGGTTGTGGCGGCATGTTGACTGCCTTGGAGCGCACTTGCAGCAACGGCTTTCACCTGCAAGACAGCACTCCTCCCGATCGGGTAACCCTCGACAGCCTGGTCGACCCCAAACAAGTGTTCTCCCACTTAGAGAGAATAGAGTTAGACCCACAGCAAATCCGCCAGTGGCAACAGGGACAAAAAATTCAACTGGAGATAGAAATAGGAGAGAGAATGGTACAGGTCTGCAGCTCAGACAAATTTCTAGGGCTAGGCAAAGCCAAAGGGGGCACGATTTACCCCCGCGTAGTGTTAGCGAACTAA
- the aroF gene encoding 3-deoxy-7-phosphoheptulonate synthase, whose amino-acid sequence MIVVMKVGTPQEEINRISAELASWGLSPEKIVGKHKVVIGLVGETQELDPFRIEELSPWIESVLRVEKPFKRASLEYRHNEYSEVVVHTPSGEVVFGQHHPLVVTAGPCSVENEEMIIATALKVKAAGAQFLRGGAYKPRTSPYSFQGHGESALELLAAAKQASGLGVITEVMDSPDIDKVAEVADVLQVGARNMQNFALLKRIGRQPKPVLLKRGMAATIDDWLMAAEYILAAGNPNVILCERGIRTFDSKYTRNTLDLACIPVLKKLTHLPVMIDPSHGTGWSDYVPPMVMAAIVAGADAIMVEVHPNPQKALSDGPQSLNFDQFDQLMQSIKPFVKLMGRERPEPALVR is encoded by the coding sequence ATGATTGTGGTGATGAAGGTGGGTACGCCCCAGGAAGAAATTAACCGTATCAGTGCGGAGTTAGCCAGTTGGGGGTTGTCACCGGAGAAGATTGTCGGTAAACACAAGGTAGTAATCGGGCTGGTGGGGGAAACCCAGGAGTTAGACCCCTTCCGCATTGAGGAACTCAGCCCCTGGATAGAGTCGGTGTTGCGGGTAGAGAAGCCCTTTAAGCGCGCCAGCCTGGAGTACCGCCACAATGAGTATAGTGAAGTCGTAGTCCATACTCCCAGTGGGGAGGTAGTATTTGGGCAGCATCATCCCTTGGTGGTTACAGCGGGTCCTTGCTCAGTAGAGAATGAGGAGATGATTATTGCTACTGCCCTTAAGGTGAAAGCAGCGGGAGCGCAGTTTTTGCGGGGTGGAGCTTACAAGCCGCGTACTTCTCCCTATTCTTTCCAGGGACATGGGGAAAGTGCTCTGGAGTTACTGGCAGCGGCAAAGCAGGCATCGGGTCTAGGGGTAATTACAGAGGTCATGGATAGCCCTGATATTGACAAGGTGGCGGAGGTCGCTGATGTATTGCAGGTAGGGGCACGGAATATGCAGAATTTTGCCCTGTTAAAGCGCATCGGTCGGCAACCCAAACCTGTTTTGCTCAAGCGGGGGATGGCAGCCACGATCGATGATTGGTTGATGGCAGCGGAATACATCCTGGCAGCGGGTAACCCCAATGTAATTCTGTGCGAACGGGGGATTCGTACCTTTGATAGCAAGTACACGCGTAACACCCTAGATTTGGCTTGTATTCCTGTGTTGAAGAAGTTGACGCACCTGCCGGTGATGATTGACCCCAGTCATGGTACGGGTTGGTCGGATTATGTGCCGCCGATGGTGATGGCAGCGATCGTGGCAGGGGCAGATGCGATTATGGTAGAGGTGCACCCCAATCCCCAAAAGGCGCTTTCGGATGGTCCCCAGTCTCTCAATTTTGACCAGTTTGACCAGCTGATGCAGTCCATTAAGCCCTTTGTTAAATTGATGGGTCGGGAGAGACCAGAACCTGCCTTAGTTCGCTAA
- a CDS encoding PAM68 family protein, whose protein sequence is MSKLPFEPARRSKKKKPAKVAPAAAKVEQDKEPTPRMPEVVSRRMVRRVALFCGVPTLTGFAVLLISYWIVSHHLFPLPNGAVVAVSMLFLGLGVAGLSYGALSASWDADRVGSWWGWSEFQRNLGYLTDAWKAMRSKGEVKQ, encoded by the coding sequence ATGAGCAAGCTACCCTTTGAGCCTGCCCGCCGCAGTAAAAAAAAGAAACCAGCCAAAGTTGCCCCTGCCGCAGCTAAGGTGGAACAGGATAAAGAGCCTACACCAAGGATGCCTGAGGTGGTTAGTCGGCGCATGGTAAGGCGGGTAGCTCTATTCTGTGGTGTGCCCACTTTGACTGGGTTTGCGGTACTGCTAATTAGTTATTGGATCGTCTCCCATCACCTCTTCCCGTTACCTAATGGGGCAGTAGTGGCGGTTAGTATGCTGTTTTTAGGCTTGGGGGTAGCGGGGCTGAGCTATGGCGCTCTGTCTGCTTCCTGGGATGCCGATCGGGTCGGTAGTTGGTGGGGGTGGTCAGAGTTTCAGAGGAATTTGGGCTATTTAACGGATGCCTGGAAAGCTATGCGCAGTAAAGGAGAGGTAAAACAATGA
- the rpsO gene encoding 30S ribosomal protein S15, whose amino-acid sequence MPLLQERKQEIIKTFRAHPTDTGSSVVQIALLSERVNQLTNHLKEHPKDFSSRRSLLKIIGQRKRLLAYLKRENPAQYKELVTRLGIRG is encoded by the coding sequence ATGCCTCTGCTCCAAGAACGTAAACAAGAGATCATAAAAACTTTTCGCGCTCATCCCACGGATACGGGGTCTTCAGTGGTGCAAATTGCTCTACTCTCGGAGCGGGTCAACCAACTCACCAATCACCTCAAGGAGCACCCCAAGGATTTTTCTTCCCGGCGCTCTCTTCTGAAAATCATTGGTCAGCGGAAACGGCTGCTAGCCTACCTGAAACGGGAAAATCCTGCCCAGTACAAAGAGCTGGTTACTCGGCTGGGGATCAGGGGGTAA
- a CDS encoding ammonium transporter: protein MRKKRFWLKSFFAFLCILCLSGGGIYVLAGDPSGTATGKAVDVQNAQGETIIAPEGSLEFFRQKQQEPLAVQLADAVGQNRIAINLMWVLISGFLVMLMQAGFALVETGFTQAKNAAHTMLMNFLIYVIGMTGFWIAGFALMYGGTSVPTLGGTTPLGTAHEFTINILGKSFGLFATKGWFLGGDTYDIGVYAIFLFQMVFMDTAATIPTGAMAERWSLKSFAIYGLFMSMFLYPLFGNWAWGGGWLASLGTNFGLGHGYVDFAGSGVVHAIGGMCALAGAQRLGPRLGKYNPDGSINALPGHNIPMGILGAFILAFGWFGFNAGSTLGAAGGGLLRIGVIATVTMLASAGGALSAAIYMICRTGKPDPTMIANGLLAGLVAVTAASGFIGATAGFVIGVIAGVVVCYSVETIDRLGIDDPVGAISVHGVCGILGVLCVGIFADGTAIYGGSWNGVEGAVRGLLYGDVGQFIAQLIGAIVLIIWGYAVSAGFFTLLDEFVGMRVPAAVEVEGLDIAETGVIAYSNLQTNQ, encoded by the coding sequence ATGAGAAAGAAACGATTTTGGCTCAAATCTTTCTTTGCTTTCTTATGTATTTTGTGCCTCAGTGGTGGAGGAATATATGTTTTAGCAGGTGACCCCAGCGGTACTGCTACAGGCAAGGCTGTTGATGTGCAGAATGCCCAGGGAGAAACAATCATTGCGCCAGAGGGTAGTCTCGAATTCTTCAGACAAAAGCAACAGGAACCGCTCGCTGTGCAACTGGCCGATGCCGTAGGGCAAAACCGCATAGCTATCAATCTAATGTGGGTACTTATTTCTGGATTCTTAGTGATGCTCATGCAAGCTGGGTTTGCTTTGGTAGAAACGGGCTTTACCCAAGCTAAGAATGCTGCCCACACCATGCTGATGAACTTTTTAATTTATGTAATTGGCATGACAGGTTTTTGGATAGCGGGTTTTGCCTTGATGTACGGCGGGACAAGTGTACCTACCTTGGGGGGAACAACACCTCTGGGGACAGCCCATGAGTTCACTATCAATATTTTAGGCAAGTCTTTTGGTCTATTTGCTACCAAGGGTTGGTTTTTGGGGGGCGACACTTACGACATAGGTGTTTATGCCATCTTTCTCTTCCAAATGGTGTTTATGGACACGGCAGCTACCATTCCGACGGGGGCAATGGCAGAGCGCTGGAGTCTCAAGTCCTTTGCTATCTATGGCTTGTTCATGTCTATGTTTTTGTATCCGCTGTTTGGCAACTGGGCTTGGGGGGGTGGCTGGCTAGCTAGTTTGGGTACTAACTTTGGTTTGGGTCATGGCTACGTGGACTTTGCGGGTTCGGGGGTAGTACACGCGATCGGGGGTATGTGCGCTTTGGCGGGGGCGCAACGTCTGGGACCGAGATTAGGCAAGTACAACCCTGACGGTTCAATCAATGCTCTACCTGGGCACAATATCCCCATGGGCATTTTAGGGGCGTTCATCCTTGCCTTTGGTTGGTTTGGTTTTAATGCGGGCAGTACACTAGGGGCAGCGGGAGGCGGTCTCCTACGGATTGGCGTGATTGCCACAGTGACTATGCTGGCTAGTGCAGGGGGGGCGCTATCAGCAGCTATTTACATGATTTGTCGCACAGGCAAACCTGACCCCACTATGATCGCCAATGGTCTCTTGGCGGGACTGGTAGCAGTTACGGCTGCCTCTGGCTTTATTGGCGCAACGGCGGGTTTTGTTATTGGCGTAATTGCTGGAGTGGTGGTGTGCTACTCCGTGGAAACGATCGATCGTTTAGGTATCGATGACCCCGTGGGGGCAATTTCTGTGCATGGCGTGTGTGGCATTTTGGGAGTGCTGTGTGTAGGGATTTTTGCCGATGGCACAGCAATTTATGGGGGCAGTTGGAATGGAGTAGAGGGAGCAGTACGCGGCTTGCTCTATGGGGACGTGGGGCAGTTTATCGCCCAGTTGATTGGGGCAATAGTGCTAATCATCTGGGGATATGCAGTATCGGCTGGGTTCTTCACTCTCCTTGATGAGTTTGTGGGTATGCGAGTGCCTGCCGCTGTGGAGGTAGAAGGGCTAGACATTGCCGAAACAGGGGTGATTGCTTACTCCAACCTCCAGACTAACCAGTAG
- the upp gene encoding uracil phosphoribosyltransferase, which translates to MVLQLKVFVLPHPLIQHWLTVARDKYTPFPLFRTALQELSRWLTYEAIRDWLPTQTIEVETPLAVTTGKIIPSQVPLAIVPILRAGLALLEPCQSLIPGARVYHLGMVRDEETLLPSCYLDRLPSVIEPTTRLLILEPMLATGGTIMQVLEMLTARGADPQLMRIISIICAPPALQKLSNRYPHLQVFAAAIDESLNDKGFIIPGLGDAGDRAFGT; encoded by the coding sequence ATGGTTCTCCAGCTCAAGGTTTTCGTCCTGCCCCATCCCCTGATTCAACACTGGCTAACGGTGGCGAGGGATAAATACACCCCTTTTCCCCTGTTTCGCACTGCTTTGCAGGAATTGAGTCGCTGGCTGACCTATGAAGCAATTAGAGATTGGCTGCCCACTCAAACCATAGAGGTGGAGACACCTCTGGCTGTAACCACGGGCAAAATCATTCCCAGCCAGGTACCCCTTGCGATCGTGCCTATCCTTAGGGCTGGTTTAGCTTTGCTGGAACCCTGTCAGAGTCTTATTCCTGGGGCAAGGGTCTATCATTTGGGCATGGTCAGAGATGAGGAAACTCTTCTACCTTCCTGTTATCTCGATCGTCTTCCCTCTGTTATAGAGCCGACCACTCGCCTATTAATTTTAGAGCCGATGCTGGCCACAGGGGGGACAATTATGCAAGTGCTGGAGATGCTGACTGCACGGGGAGCTGACCCCCAACTAATGCGCATTATCAGTATTATCTGTGCGCCACCTGCTCTGCAAAAACTAAGCAATCGCTATCCCCATTTACAAGTCTTTGCCGCTGCTATTGATGAGAGCCTCAATGATAAAGGCTTTATTATACCAGGTTTGGGGGATGCAGGGGATCGCGCCTTCGGCACATAA
- a CDS encoding DUF1501 domain-containing protein, with product MKRRTFFTLAALTTFASIWQARAQNLSSKQRTLLVVQLVGGNDGLNTCIPYRDPNYIRLRPSLAIKDGIPITSQIALHPSLEKLKPLFDAQKLTIVQNVSYPNPSLSHFRSQDIWQSGQLTEGSISGWLARYLSTIKADTADAVFIGDEYPLALLGAKDERYLQLSPNLRLATGDKVGRAVQVAYNVTQSHPLAEVVRQAVLAGQAAVDQFQSKVNQKTNSGDYPQDNIGNQFAFASVVLEALPPIVYLTVGGWDTHVNQLPQHQRLLKSVGDSLAALMNDLKTRGSDGNVLIMVQTEFGRRVAQNGSGGTDHGTATPVFFLGNNLKGGILGGQPNLDSLVNGNLPWQIDFRSLYAETIDRWLHGNSVDILGGSFPYVEFLA from the coding sequence ATGAAAAGGCGTACATTTTTCACTCTCGCTGCTCTTACTACCTTTGCCAGTATTTGGCAAGCCCGTGCCCAGAATCTCTCTAGTAAGCAACGCACTCTGTTAGTCGTGCAACTAGTGGGCGGCAACGATGGTTTGAATACCTGCATACCCTATAGAGACCCTAACTATATCCGCCTGCGCCCTAGTTTAGCCATTAAAGACGGCATTCCCATCACTAGTCAAATCGCTCTCCATCCCAGTTTAGAGAAGCTAAAACCCTTGTTTGATGCCCAAAAACTAACGATCGTGCAAAACGTCAGCTATCCCAATCCTAGTCTGTCCCATTTTCGTTCCCAGGACATCTGGCAAAGTGGACAACTTACAGAAGGGAGCATCAGTGGTTGGTTAGCGCGGTATCTATCCACTATCAAAGCTGATACTGCGGATGCTGTTTTTATCGGCGACGAGTACCCCCTCGCTCTCCTGGGAGCAAAAGATGAACGGTATTTACAACTGTCTCCCAATCTGAGGCTGGCAACGGGGGACAAAGTTGGGCGGGCAGTCCAGGTTGCCTACAACGTCACCCAATCTCACCCCTTAGCAGAAGTTGTCCGCCAAGCGGTTTTAGCAGGTCAAGCAGCAGTGGATCAGTTCCAAAGCAAGGTTAATCAAAAGACAAATAGTGGTGACTATCCCCAGGACAATATCGGCAATCAATTTGCCTTTGCTTCTGTAGTATTGGAAGCTTTACCCCCGATCGTTTATCTGACAGTGGGGGGGTGGGATACCCATGTCAACCAACTACCCCAACATCAACGGTTGCTTAAAAGTGTAGGGGACAGTCTGGCAGCTCTGATGAATGACCTAAAAACCAGAGGCAGCGATGGCAATGTGTTGATCATGGTACAGACAGAATTTGGACGGCGAGTAGCGCAAAACGGCTCAGGGGGCACAGACCATGGCACAGCTACCCCTGTTTTCTTCCTGGGTAACAATCTCAAAGGCGGTATTTTGGGTGGGCAACCAAACCTAGACAGTTTAGTCAATGGCAACTTACCTTGGCAAATTGACTTTCGTAGTTTGTACGCAGAAACGATCGATCGGTGGTTGCACGGCAATTCTGTAGACATCCTAGGTGGCAGTTTTCCCTACGTAGAATTTCTGGCTTAG
- a CDS encoding DUF1800 domain-containing protein, translated as MNPQQQKAHFLRRSTGGGTLEELNSNWSPIDYLERWLNDVTPDPVPSLPGLPSNANDPQLLTQVRQQFLDWLTKQTFTATNPLHERIVSFWRDHFVISLRKTSNPYMLLDYERRLRNYALGDFQDLLWQVTTSPAMLHYLDSNQNRKGNINENYSREVMELFTIGIGNYTETDVQEGARALTGWTIQTNFQEGSSTAIFRPSQHDNGVKTFLGKRGNFRTEDIVQILANHPQTGRQLGAKLWRTFVHPHPEPHIVERLGKVYQENDRSIAKVLEAIFTSDEFYSDRAYRSQIRTPQEFMVAALRQLQVQADPRRVNSALRSMGQAMYNPPTVKGWANDEGWLTASSLLSRLNIARQITLTSGDMGGFKFDRQKFSQSDLIFLLLDNNPAGAIPPSTDNLAVHEFAAVLLSTPLYQLA; from the coding sequence GTGAACCCCCAACAACAGAAAGCCCACTTTCTCCGCCGCAGTACAGGTGGTGGTACCCTGGAGGAGTTGAACAGCAACTGGTCTCCCATAGACTATCTAGAACGGTGGCTAAACGATGTCACCCCTGACCCAGTCCCCTCCTTACCTGGTTTACCCAGCAATGCCAATGACCCCCAATTACTTACGCAAGTCCGCCAGCAGTTTTTAGACTGGCTAACAAAACAGACATTCACTGCCACTAACCCCCTGCATGAGCGTATAGTTAGCTTCTGGCGCGATCACTTTGTCATCAGTCTACGCAAAACCAGCAACCCCTACATGTTATTGGACTACGAAAGGCGACTGCGCAACTATGCTTTGGGGGATTTTCAAGATTTATTGTGGCAAGTGACAACCAGCCCCGCCATGCTCCACTACCTCGATAGTAACCAAAATCGCAAAGGCAACATCAACGAAAACTACAGCCGCGAAGTGATGGAGCTATTCACAATTGGGATCGGCAACTACACGGAAACCGATGTGCAAGAAGGGGCACGGGCTTTGACAGGTTGGACAATACAAACTAACTTCCAGGAGGGTAGTTCTACAGCTATCTTTCGCCCTAGTCAACACGACAACGGGGTGAAAACTTTCCTAGGGAAAAGAGGTAATTTCCGTACAGAGGATATTGTTCAGATTCTTGCCAATCATCCCCAAACAGGTCGGCAATTGGGGGCAAAGCTCTGGCGTACCTTTGTGCATCCCCACCCTGAACCCCATATCGTAGAACGTCTAGGCAAAGTCTATCAAGAAAACGATCGTTCTATTGCCAAGGTGCTAGAGGCAATCTTTACTAGTGATGAGTTTTATAGCGATCGAGCCTATCGCAGTCAAATCCGCACACCCCAGGAGTTTATGGTGGCTGCTCTACGGCAATTGCAGGTGCAGGCTGACCCCAGACGTGTCAACAGCGCCTTACGATCGATGGGACAGGCTATGTATAATCCACCCACGGTCAAGGGCTGGGCAAATGACGAAGGATGGCTGACCGCTTCATCTTTACTCAGTCGGTTGAATATAGCTAGGCAAATAACTCTTACTAGCGGTGATATGGGGGGATTCAAGTTCGATCGGCAGAAGTTCTCCCAGTCAGACCTCATCTTTTTACTGTTAGACAACAACCCTGCAGGTGCAATTCCCCCATCTACGGATAACTTAGCTGTCCACGAATTTGCTGCTGTTTTGCTTTCTACCCCCCTTTATCAACTAGCTTGA
- the purH gene encoding bifunctional phosphoribosylaminoimidazolecarboxamide formyltransferase/IMP cyclohydrolase encodes MTKLALLSVADKTGIVELARVLTDRFHYQILSSGGTAEVLQAAGIAVTRVSDYTGAPEILGGRVKTLHPKIHGGILARLALAEDVADLQKEGIAPIDLVVVNLYPFQQTIAQAGVTEAEAIEQIDIGGPALLRAAAKNFHYVTVLCQPCQYNRYLKYLEQGGTTLEFRRELAIAVFEHTQAYDRAISNYLSGTQDFVVRGTNPQPLRYGENPHQQATWYQTSNQGWSSAILCQGKELSYNNLLDLEAARALAAEFVNDRPTTVIIKHTNPCGVAQGETLQDSYLRALAADPVSAFGGIVALTRTIDVPTAQELTRTFLECVVAPGAEPAALTILQQKPNLRVLLLSDFTQSPSELIKCISGGFLVQTADTIPVATQAWETVTDIAPSAHTLADLVFAWQVCRHVKSNAIVIAKAGVTVGIGAGQMNRVGAVEIALKQAGEKAQGAVLASDGFFPFDDSVRTAAQAGITAIVQPGGSIRDRDSIKAANELGIAMVFTKVRHFLH; translated from the coding sequence ATGACTAAACTAGCTCTCCTCAGTGTAGCGGACAAAACAGGGATTGTGGAGTTGGCAAGAGTCCTGACCGATCGGTTTCACTACCAAATTTTGAGCAGTGGCGGCACAGCGGAAGTCCTCCAGGCAGCAGGCATAGCAGTTACCAGGGTTTCGGATTACACAGGGGCACCAGAGATTCTCGGCGGCAGAGTGAAAACACTCCACCCCAAAATTCACGGCGGTATTTTGGCACGGTTAGCCCTGGCAGAAGATGTGGCGGATTTGCAAAAAGAGGGTATTGCGCCCATTGACTTGGTGGTTGTCAATCTCTACCCCTTCCAACAAACAATTGCCCAAGCGGGTGTGACAGAGGCGGAAGCGATCGAGCAAATTGACATTGGCGGTCCAGCTCTGTTGCGGGCAGCAGCGAAGAATTTCCACTATGTCACCGTCCTGTGTCAGCCCTGTCAATACAATCGTTATCTTAAGTACTTAGAGCAGGGGGGCACAACCCTAGAATTTCGCAGGGAGCTGGCAATAGCAGTGTTTGAGCACACCCAGGCATATGACCGTGCTATCAGCAACTATCTCTCTGGCACCCAGGATTTTGTAGTGCGGGGAACAAACCCCCAACCCCTACGCTACGGTGAAAATCCTCATCAACAAGCCACTTGGTATCAGACGAGTAATCAAGGTTGGTCATCTGCAATTCTATGTCAGGGGAAAGAACTCAGCTACAACAATTTGTTAGACTTAGAAGCTGCCCGTGCCCTTGCTGCTGAATTTGTTAACGATCGTCCCACTACGGTCATCATCAAACACACTAATCCCTGTGGTGTGGCCCAGGGGGAAACATTGCAGGATAGTTACTTGCGGGCGCTGGCTGCCGATCCTGTATCAGCATTTGGGGGAATTGTGGCGTTGACAAGAACGATCGATGTCCCTACTGCGCAAGAATTGACCCGCACGTTTTTGGAATGTGTAGTTGCCCCAGGAGCAGAACCAGCAGCATTGACAATTTTGCAACAAAAGCCCAATCTCCGTGTACTCCTTTTATCTGACTTCACTCAAAGCCCGTCGGAGTTAATTAAGTGCATCAGTGGTGGATTTCTAGTACAAACAGCGGACACTATACCTGTTGCAACCCAGGCATGGGAGACAGTTACTGATATTGCTCCCTCTGCCCACACTTTGGCAGATTTAGTCTTTGCGTGGCAAGTCTGTCGTCATGTCAAATCCAATGCCATTGTGATTGCCAAAGCTGGTGTCACTGTAGGGATTGGAGCAGGACAGATGAATCGAGTTGGTGCTGTAGAAATTGCTCTCAAACAAGCAGGGGAAAAAGCCCAAGGTGCGGTTCTAGCCAGTGATGGCTTCTTCCCCTTTGATGACTCCGTCCGAACAGCGGCACAAGCAGGAATTACAGCGATCGTGCAACCAGGCGGTAGCATTAGGGATCGGGATTCTATCAAAGCCGCTAATGAACTAGGAATTGCCATGGTCTTTACGAAAGTGCGTCACTTCTTGCATTGA